A single genomic interval of Armigeres subalbatus isolate Guangzhou_Male chromosome 1, GZ_Asu_2, whole genome shotgun sequence harbors:
- the LOC134216304 gene encoding uncharacterized protein LOC134216304 has translation MAPSSMLKSAILILTCAITRALSIVTLDKEAMTTNECDADTPMVVPNFKANWFKATEYCHYLGRNLVMLGSAEKQAIVAKVIEATDKVGDNSFWIGGSDLAELGNFHWHSTGTRIVWQNWNELVDAPTAGDSRRNDRCVLLGMPDGLKWIVVNCWDEYYFLCERPIFEK, from the exons ATGGCACCGTCTTCGATGCTGAAAAGCGCTATTTTGATACTAACCTGTGCCATCACTCGTGCGCTGTCAATCGTCACGCTGGATAAGGAGGCCATGACAACGAACGAGTGTGACGCTGATACGCCGATGGTGGTTCCCAATTTTAAG GCCAACTGGTTCAAAGCGACCGAGTACTGCCACTACCTGGGACGCAATCTGGTGATGTTGGGTTCGGCCGAAAAACAAGCCATCGTGGCCAAGGTGATCGAAGCCACGGACAAGGTGGGTGATAACTCGTTCTGGATCGGCGGCAGCGATTTGGCCGAGCTGGGCAACTTCCACTGGCACTCTACGGGAACGCGGATCGTTTGGCAAAATTGGAACGAACTGGTGGACGCACCAACGGCCGGCGACAGCCGACGGAACGACCGGTGCGTACTGCTCGGTATGCCGGATGGACTGAAGTGGATTGTGGTGAACTGTTGGGATGAGTACTATTTCTTGTGTGAGAGACCTATCTttgaaaaataa